A genomic segment from Clostridiisalibacter paucivorans DSM 22131 encodes:
- the ortB gene encoding 2-amino-4-oxopentanoate thiolase subunit OrtB, with the protein MKDMSYDAVIGRKNDIMKGAVGIDYTEMEYGKIGFDYEELMKKVPYSFEKIREIQRESKVGNTPLFELKNLTSLVRSVSKKGKGARIFLKDESANCSGSFKDRRAALSVYHATKIGYKGVISATSGNYGAAVASQASQRGIKSIVVQEVFDSRKIGQPEIVEKGRKCEAFNSEVVQLTAGPELFYVFLTLLEETGYFNSSLYSPYGIAGVETLGYEIAEEVMNQEGKYPDVVVATHAGGGNLTGTARGLIKAGASNTKIIGASVDLKGLHMASDKDFNRKSFTTGHTGFGIPFATLPDRSDVPRNAARALRYMDQYVTVKQGEVFYVTQALAVLEGLERGPAGNTSLAAALSIARDMDEDQIIVVQETEYTGAGKHPTAQLTFAKENGIKIKRGNPMKEIPGKNIVIPEKFNQISAKKIDLNKLKRSYIKNAVSNIQINELTVKDIKFLAEDCNLTESKVKEILKEMK; encoded by the coding sequence ATGAAAGATATGTCTTATGATGCAGTCATCGGTAGAAAAAATGACATAATGAAAGGGGCAGTAGGCATTGATTATACAGAAATGGAGTATGGTAAGATAGGATTCGATTATGAGGAATTAATGAAAAAAGTACCCTATTCTTTTGAAAAGATTAGAGAAATTCAAAGAGAATCCAAGGTTGGAAATACACCGCTTTTTGAACTTAAAAATTTAACCAGTCTTGTAAGAAGTGTTAGCAAGAAAGGAAAAGGAGCTAGAATTTTTCTTAAGGATGAATCAGCAAATTGCTCAGGGTCTTTTAAAGATAGAAGAGCAGCTCTTTCGGTTTATCATGCAACAAAGATTGGATATAAGGGAGTAATTTCAGCTACTTCAGGAAACTATGGTGCAGCTGTAGCATCTCAAGCTTCTCAACGTGGTATTAAATCCATTGTCGTTCAGGAGGTATTTGATTCAAGAAAAATAGGACAACCAGAGATAGTAGAAAAAGGAAGAAAATGTGAAGCCTTCAATTCTGAAGTTGTACAGCTTACTGCTGGACCAGAGCTTTTTTATGTATTTTTAACGTTGTTAGAGGAAACAGGGTATTTTAATTCCTCACTTTATTCACCATATGGTATTGCAGGAGTTGAGACTTTAGGCTATGAAATTGCTGAAGAGGTAATGAATCAAGAGGGTAAATATCCAGATGTAGTTGTAGCAACCCATGCAGGTGGAGGAAATCTTACAGGGACAGCTAGGGGATTAATAAAGGCTGGTGCTAGCAATACAAAAATAATAGGTGCATCTGTTGATTTGAAAGGACTTCATATGGCTTCTGATAAAGATTTCAATAGGAAATCTTTTACGACAGGTCATACAGGATTTGGTATCCCATTTGCTACATTGCCTGATAGATCAGATGTCCCCAGAAATGCAGCTAGAGCATTAAGGTATATGGATCAATATGTTACAGTAAAACAAGGAGAAGTATTCTATGTTACACAGGCATTGGCAGTTCTTGAAGGGCTTGAAAGGGGACCAGCAGGAAATACATCTTTAGCTGCAGCGTTATCTATAGCTAGAGATATGGATGAAGATCAAATTATAGTTGTTCAAGAAACAGAATATACTGGAGCTGGTAAGCATCCAACTGCCCAATTGACTTTTGCAAAGGAAAATGGAATCAAAATAAAAAGAGGAAATCCAATGAAAGAAATACCAGGGAAAAATATAGTTATACCTGAAAAGTTTAATCAAATTAGTGCAAAGAAGATTGATTTGAATAAGCTAAAAAGATCATACATCAAAAATGCAGTGTCAAATATTCAAATCAATGAATTAACAGTGAAAGATATAAAGTTCTTGGCTGAAGATTGTAATTTGACTGAATCTAAGGTAAAAGAAATTCTGAAAGAAATGAAGTAA
- a CDS encoding aspartate aminotransferase family protein: MYGPIITQKTKNIIEKERKYLSYTTRVPYYPLVVDYAKGCIIKDIEGNEFIDFLSSAAVINTGHNHPRIVNAIKKQIDKFIHYTPAYMYHKPHTDLAEKLTEITPGNFDKRVAFGLSGSSSVDGAIKAARCFTKRPKIVSFLRSYHGTTMGAISVSGYNIGMKKNLGPMMPDVHFIPYPDSYRGQYNNEDLISGYIGSFKELLTTILPPEEIAAVIYEPIQGDAGVIVPPIEYCKELNRICKEHGILLIADEIQTGFGRTGRMFASEHFDIEPDILVFGKAVASGMPLSGIVAKKEIFESWNAPAHFFNTAGNPISCVSAIETIDIIKEEGLMENAVQRGKYIQDRFRALMDKFDCIGDVRGKGLLIGVDIVKDPITKERDINKTAKICWRCWEKGLILAFFSGSVLRVAPPLTLNQGEAERAMDIIEESIYETEQGMVSDEVLKEIKGW; this comes from the coding sequence ATGTATGGTCCAATAATCACACAGAAAACAAAAAATATTATTGAAAAAGAGAGAAAGTATTTATCCTATACAACGAGGGTTCCATATTATCCATTGGTAGTAGATTATGCAAAAGGTTGTATAATAAAAGATATAGAAGGAAATGAATTTATAGATTTTTTATCAAGTGCTGCAGTTATTAATACTGGGCATAATCATCCGAGAATTGTAAATGCTATAAAAAAACAAATTGATAAATTTATTCACTACACACCAGCATATATGTACCATAAGCCACATACAGACTTGGCAGAGAAACTCACTGAAATTACACCTGGTAATTTTGATAAAAGGGTTGCCTTTGGATTGTCAGGGTCTTCCTCTGTAGATGGAGCAATTAAGGCTGCTCGTTGTTTTACAAAAAGACCTAAAATAGTATCTTTTTTGAGATCATATCATGGTACTACAATGGGAGCAATTAGTGTATCAGGATATAATATAGGAATGAAAAAGAATCTAGGACCAATGATGCCAGATGTTCATTTTATACCTTATCCAGATTCTTATCGAGGTCAATATAATAATGAAGATTTAATTTCAGGGTATATTGGATCATTTAAAGAATTGTTGACAACTATTTTGCCTCCTGAAGAAATTGCTGCAGTTATATATGAGCCTATACAAGGCGATGCAGGGGTAATTGTGCCTCCTATAGAATATTGTAAGGAATTAAATAGGATATGTAAGGAACATGGAATTTTATTGATAGCAGATGAAATCCAAACTGGATTTGGAAGAACTGGTAGAATGTTTGCTTCAGAACATTTTGATATTGAACCAGATATTTTAGTCTTTGGAAAGGCTGTGGCATCAGGTATGCCCTTAAGCGGTATAGTAGCTAAAAAGGAAATATTTGAAAGCTGGAATGCACCGGCACATTTCTTTAATACTGCTGGAAATCCTATTTCTTGTGTATCAGCTATTGAAACAATAGATATTATTAAAGAGGAAGGATTAATGGAAAATGCAGTTCAGCGAGGAAAATATATTCAAGATAGATTTAGAGCTTTAATGGATAAATTTGATTGTATTGGAGATGTAAGAGGAAAAGGTTTATTAATTGGTGTAGATATAGTAAAAGATCCAATTACAAAGGAACGAGATATTAATAAGACTGCTAAAATTTGTTGGCGGTGTTGGGAAAAAGGATTAATTCTTGCTTTCTTTAGTGGTTCAGTTTTGAGAGTTGCTCCACCTTTGACTTTAAATCAAGGAGAAGCAGAAAGGGCTATGGATATTATTGAGGAATCGATTTATGAAACGGAACAAGGGATGGTTTCAGATGAAGTTTTAAAAGAAATTAAAGGATGGTAA
- a CDS encoding alanine/glycine:cation symporter family protein encodes MENIVDFLNGIIWSNAMIILALGSGLYYSLRGRFLQLRHIKEMARLLLVRGKVDKGVSSFQALALSVAGRVGTGNIAGVATAIALGGPGSIFWMWVIAFLGASTSFVECTLGQIYKEDDNGQYRGGPAYFIEKGIGIKWYALAFAIATVFAFGLCTPGVQANAIAASLNNAFGITPMVTGSILVVGIALIIFGGVKRISRVAEIVVPFMAIAYILIALLVIAMNITKLPSIIALIVKSAFAAESAFAGMVGSAIAWGVRRGIYSNESGMGSAVQAAAAAEVSHPAKQGLVQAFSVYIDTLFVCSATAFMILITGMYNVENPAGGFIVNNLPGIEIGPVYTQKAMESVFSSFGGAFVAISLLFFAFTTILGNYYAAETNMAYINKKIGQKWLITVLRIATLIAVFTGAFRTAKLAWAIGDVGVGAMTWLTLIAIMILSNIAFKVLKDYEEQKAAGKDPKFDPKKLDIKNADIWIEEKEDA; translated from the coding sequence ATGGAAAATATAGTAGATTTTCTAAATGGAATAATTTGGAGTAATGCAATGATTATTTTAGCATTGGGGTCAGGACTATACTATTCTCTAAGAGGCCGTTTTTTACAACTTAGACATATAAAAGAAATGGCTAGATTATTACTTGTTAGAGGGAAAGTTGATAAAGGAGTGTCTTCTTTTCAGGCATTAGCGCTATCTGTTGCAGGTCGGGTTGGCACAGGAAATATTGCTGGTGTTGCTACTGCCATAGCATTAGGAGGTCCAGGGTCAATATTTTGGATGTGGGTTATTGCATTTTTAGGTGCTAGTACATCATTTGTAGAATGTACATTAGGTCAGATTTATAAAGAGGATGATAATGGACAGTATAGAGGTGGACCAGCATACTTTATTGAAAAAGGAATTGGGATAAAATGGTATGCTTTGGCATTTGCCATTGCCACTGTATTTGCATTTGGATTATGTACACCAGGTGTACAAGCAAATGCCATTGCTGCCAGTTTAAATAATGCCTTTGGAATCACACCAATGGTTACTGGTAGTATTTTAGTGGTAGGTATAGCATTAATTATATTTGGTGGCGTAAAGCGTATAAGTAGGGTTGCAGAAATAGTTGTACCATTTATGGCAATAGCATATATTTTAATAGCTTTATTGGTAATAGCAATGAATATTACAAAGTTGCCAAGTATTATAGCATTAATAGTAAAAAGTGCATTTGCTGCTGAATCAGCCTTTGCAGGTATGGTAGGCTCTGCAATTGCTTGGGGTGTAAGGCGTGGAATTTATTCAAATGAATCAGGTATGGGATCAGCGGTACAGGCCGCAGCTGCTGCAGAAGTATCTCATCCTGCCAAACAGGGCTTAGTTCAAGCATTTTCAGTATATATTGATACATTATTTGTTTGTTCTGCAACTGCATTTATGATTTTGATTACAGGTATGTATAATGTAGAAAATCCTGCAGGAGGATTTATAGTAAATAATTTACCGGGTATTGAAATAGGGCCTGTATATACTCAAAAGGCTATGGAAAGCGTTTTCTCATCTTTTGGAGGTGCATTTGTTGCCATTTCTCTCTTGTTCTTTGCATTTACTACAATACTTGGGAATTATTATGCAGCTGAAACAAATATGGCATATATAAACAAAAAAATTGGACAAAAGTGGTTAATCACTGTATTGAGAATTGCTACCCTTATAGCTGTATTTACAGGTGCTTTTAGAACAGCTAAATTGGCATGGGCAATAGGGGATGTAGGTGTTGGAGCTATGACTTGGTTAACTCTAATTGCTATCATGATATTGAGTAATATTGCATTTAAGGTTCTTAAAGATTATGAAGAGCAAAAGGCTGCTGGAAAAGATCCAAAATTTGATCCAAAAAAATTGGATATAAAAAATGCTGATATATGGATAGAAGAAAAGGAAGATGCATAA
- a CDS encoding sigma-54 interaction domain-containing protein has product MLSIQEVKFIAKKIVKATTKILNDAQVLIVDQYGNYMALDESYRIIKGTNEWKPYIDEIIRRKEVIVIDNPGFNVLCKGCRNEGKCPQTLEITVPFNMGDVFIGYMSIVTFSDEMKHEYLQKKDQIIDYLNSMIDLMVSAAQEHVARRRSDQMFQELNTIINSMHYGVVDCDLEGRIKCTNNAFRELLGIQDSLSKKRITDLVKSKAIDAVIENHQELEEQESPIIFNGKLYRMLIKAKVIKNKDGATIGFIFSIRDAQGITSLVYDQSNKYSHSTLDWIIGQSDSMEKLKKDIANIATSTSTVLIRGETGTGKELVARAIHSLSERKEKPFVTINCAAIPDNLLESELFGYEDGAFTGGRKGGKTGLFEIANGGTIFLDEIGDMPLHLQVKLLRVLQEREIVRIGGYTPTELDIRVISATHQNLDELIKNHQFRMDLYYRLNIIPINIPPLRNRLVDLKELVVYFIDKYNMKLDKHIVGVESSYFKALNQYPWPGNVRELENAIEYAINIETSERLTDKSLIPKIAEFNERVKSPQTLKERLSQCENKIIQDTLEQYKNEKNNIMKVANLLGISRASLYRKVKKINETNENQ; this is encoded by the coding sequence ATGCTTAGCATTCAAGAAGTAAAATTTATTGCTAAAAAAATTGTAAAGGCAACTACCAAAATACTTAATGATGCTCAGGTTCTTATAGTCGATCAATATGGAAACTATATGGCATTGGATGAATCCTATAGGATAATAAAAGGAACAAACGAATGGAAGCCTTATATTGATGAAATTATACGTAGAAAAGAAGTAATTGTTATTGATAATCCTGGATTTAATGTATTATGTAAGGGTTGTAGAAATGAAGGCAAATGTCCTCAAACATTAGAGATTACAGTTCCTTTTAACATGGGAGATGTTTTTATAGGATATATGAGTATTGTGACTTTTTCCGATGAGATGAAGCATGAATATTTACAGAAAAAAGATCAAATTATAGATTATTTAAACAGTATGATTGACTTGATGGTTAGTGCAGCTCAAGAACATGTGGCTCGAAGACGATCTGACCAGATGTTTCAAGAATTGAATACAATCATTAATTCTATGCACTATGGTGTTGTGGATTGTGATTTGGAAGGTCGAATTAAATGTACAAATAATGCATTTCGTGAGCTTCTAGGCATACAGGACTCATTATCAAAAAAACGGATTACAGATTTGGTGAAATCAAAGGCTATTGATGCTGTTATTGAAAATCATCAAGAATTGGAAGAACAGGAATCACCAATTATATTTAATGGTAAATTATATCGTATGTTAATAAAAGCAAAGGTTATAAAAAATAAAGATGGTGCAACCATAGGCTTTATTTTTAGCATTCGAGATGCTCAAGGAATAACAAGTCTAGTTTATGATCAATCTAATAAATATTCCCATAGCACATTGGATTGGATTATAGGACAAAGTGACAGCATGGAAAAACTGAAGAAAGATATTGCCAATATTGCTACCAGTACATCCACTGTATTGATTAGAGGAGAGACTGGTACAGGAAAAGAACTTGTTGCTAGGGCAATACATAGTTTAAGCGAAAGAAAAGAGAAGCCTTTCGTAACTATTAATTGTGCTGCAATTCCTGACAATTTATTAGAAAGTGAACTCTTTGGTTATGAAGATGGTGCATTTACTGGGGGTCGCAAAGGAGGAAAAACAGGACTTTTTGAAATAGCTAATGGTGGTACAATTTTTCTAGATGAAATTGGAGATATGCCATTACACCTACAGGTAAAATTACTTCGAGTATTACAAGAAAGAGAGATTGTGAGAATTGGAGGATATACTCCAACAGAATTAGATATTCGAGTGATATCTGCCACTCATCAGAATTTAGATGAACTTATTAAAAATCATCAATTTCGTATGGATTTATATTATCGGTTAAATATTATACCTATTAATATACCACCTTTGAGAAATAGACTAGTTGACTTAAAAGAATTAGTTGTATATTTTATTGATAAATATAATATGAAATTAGATAAACATATAGTAGGTGTTGAGTCTTCTTATTTCAAGGCTTTAAATCAATACCCATGGCCTGGAAACGTACGGGAATTAGAGAATGCAATTGAATATGCCATTAATATAGAAACATCTGAACGGTTAACCGATAAGAGTTTGATTCCTAAAATTGCTGAATTTAATGAACGTGTTAAATCTCCCCAGACATTAAAGGAAAGATTGTCACAATGTGAAAATAAAATCATACAAGATACCCTTGAGCAATATAAAAATGAAAAAAATAACATTATGAAAGTTGCAAATTTACTTGGCATTAGTAGGGCCTCTTTATATCGTAAAGTGAAAAAAATAAATGAGACCAATGAAAATCAATAG
- a CDS encoding recombinase family protein: MSTVAIYSRKSKFTCKGESIENQIQMCKEYAYKHFDSVNHNIIIYEDEGFSGGNVERPKFKIMMNDAKKKKFDILICYRLDRISRNVLDFSQIVETLSKYDISFVSIKEQFDTSTPMGRAMMYISSVFAQLERETIAERIRDNMQRLALSGRWLGGKTPYGFRSKQIISIDHEGKKKKSYKLIPEPKEIEIIKLIYKKYLKLESFTKVESYLIQNDVKRNGTFFNQSTISYILRNPVYCTAEPISFEYFNNIGSSICDYKKFNSKNGLIGYSKRDEKKWIINKKENWFIGVGKHIGIIPAKDWIKVQNIIDNNKHKSIKSGTSTTSLITPLLKCSCGETMKSTRVSRDKEGNLKYAYYICRRKERTNGRLCSMKNLNAIKADNIVVESLKNIAFNNNYLMSKFKKEIKSFVNNKETKKDKKKNIINEIDKRKEKIENLVEYISDNKNTAASTYILDKINDIDTEIQALISKLNEIKSYNDMDIIKELDLEIQLALLDNIKNTDAYTFHEKQQIIHRLIDKIVWDGNKLHIYIKAIDFTNCIT, encoded by the coding sequence GTGTCCACTGTTGCTATATACTCTCGCAAATCCAAATTTACTTGCAAAGGTGAGTCTATAGAGAATCAGATCCAAATGTGCAAGGAATATGCCTATAAACATTTTGATTCTGTAAATCACAATATAATTATCTATGAAGACGAAGGATTTTCTGGTGGCAATGTTGAAAGACCTAAATTTAAAATCATGATGAACGATGCTAAAAAGAAAAAATTTGATATACTGATATGTTATAGATTAGACCGTATAAGCAGAAATGTATTAGACTTCTCACAAATAGTTGAAACTTTAAGTAAATATGATATATCATTTGTGAGTATAAAAGAACAGTTTGACACCTCTACCCCTATGGGTAGAGCCATGATGTATATATCCTCTGTTTTTGCTCAGTTAGAAAGGGAAACTATAGCCGAGAGAATAAGAGATAATATGCAGAGACTAGCTTTAAGTGGAAGATGGCTAGGGGGTAAAACTCCTTACGGATTTAGATCTAAACAAATAATATCCATTGACCATGAAGGCAAAAAGAAGAAATCCTATAAACTAATCCCAGAACCAAAAGAAATTGAAATAATTAAGCTCATATATAAAAAATATCTTAAATTAGAAAGCTTTACAAAGGTGGAAAGTTATCTCATACAAAATGACGTCAAAAGAAATGGAACTTTTTTTAATCAATCTACTATTAGCTACATACTGAGAAATCCCGTTTATTGTACAGCTGAACCAATATCCTTTGAATATTTTAATAATATTGGGTCATCTATATGTGACTATAAGAAGTTTAATAGCAAGAATGGATTGATTGGTTATTCCAAAAGAGATGAGAAAAAGTGGATTATCAACAAAAAAGAAAATTGGTTTATAGGTGTAGGAAAACATATAGGGATAATACCTGCCAAAGACTGGATTAAGGTTCAAAATATTATTGACAATAATAAACACAAATCTATTAAATCTGGCACCAGTACTACTAGCTTAATTACCCCCCTATTAAAATGCAGCTGTGGAGAAACTATGAAATCTACCCGTGTCTCTAGAGATAAAGAAGGCAATTTAAAATATGCTTATTATATATGTAGGAGAAAAGAACGCACCAATGGAAGGCTTTGCTCCATGAAAAACCTCAATGCTATTAAAGCAGATAATATTGTAGTAGAAAGCCTTAAAAATATTGCCTTTAATAATAATTATCTAATGTCTAAATTTAAAAAAGAGATAAAGTCATTTGTCAACAACAAAGAAACTAAAAAAGATAAAAAGAAAAATATAATAAATGAAATTGATAAAAGAAAAGAAAAAATAGAAAATTTAGTTGAGTATATTTCTGACAATAAAAATACTGCTGCATCTACATATATTTTGGACAAAATAAATGACATAGATACTGAAATACAAGCACTAATATCCAAGCTCAATGAAATAAAATCATATAATGATATGGATATAATCAAAGAGTTAGATTTAGAAATTCAACTGGCATTATTAGATAATATTAAAAATACTGATGCATATACCTTTCATGAAAAACAACAAATAATACATAGACTTATTGACAAGATTGTATGGGATGGAAATAAACTTCATATATATATTAAAGCAATAGATTTTACGAATTGTATTACATAG
- a CDS encoding DUF3784 domain-containing protein: MYTFFNIVLIVIAILFFIMGYVFLTDKEEIIMWSYNDKLKKVKDKAKYKKYRGKYSIVMGTIFLLVPVSVYFIDVLELNKKLLYIWYAILVIVIVSNIVQEKKYFK, encoded by the coding sequence ATGTATACATTTTTTAATATTGTATTAATAGTTATTGCAATCCTATTTTTTATAATGGGATATGTCTTTTTAACTGATAAAGAAGAGATTATTATGTGGAGTTACAATGACAAGTTAAAAAAGGTAAAAGATAAAGCAAAGTATAAAAAATATCGGGGAAAGTACTCTATAGTGATGGGAACAATATTTCTATTAGTACCAGTATCTGTATATTTCATTGATGTTTTAGAGTTAAATAAAAAATTACTTTATATATGGTATGCTATCTTAGTAATTGTAATAGTGTCAAATATTGTTCAAGAAAAAAAGTATTTTAAATAA
- a CDS encoding DUF4878 domain-containing protein: protein MRKLLSLALGLVLVFTMVACSGGSGANTPEGTVEAFLDLYKSGDLVEGTKYLEGETDSSIKEMKESFMEDKESKSSQAFLKAFSKIEYKIIDSEVNEDSAVVNTEITAPDLAKIIGELMQESLSIAMSEGLSEDGNSTDIEAMMEDKLLEKVNSDDVPMVTNTVSINLVKKDDSWLIKADNELGNAITGNLMNLGQ from the coding sequence GTGAGAAAATTATTAAGTTTGGCATTAGGTTTAGTTTTAGTATTTACTATGGTTGCATGTTCCGGTGGAAGTGGAGCAAATACTCCAGAAGGCACTGTAGAGGCTTTTCTAGATTTATATAAAAGTGGCGACTTAGTAGAAGGTACAAAATACCTAGAAGGCGAAACGGATAGTAGCATTAAAGAAATGAAAGAAAGCTTTATGGAAGATAAGGAGAGCAAATCCAGTCAAGCTTTCTTAAAAGCGTTTAGTAAAATTGAATACAAAATAATCGATTCAGAAGTAAATGAAGATTCTGCAGTTGTTAATACAGAAATAACTGCTCCAGATTTAGCAAAAATAATAGGTGAACTAATGCAAGAGTCCCTTTCAATAGCTATGTCTGAAGGTTTAAGTGAAGATGGTAACAGCACCGACATAGAAGCAATGATGGAAGATAAGCTTCTCGAAAAGGTAAATAGTGATGATGTGCCTATGGTTACAAATACTGTAAGCATAAATCTTGTTAAAAAAGATGATTCTTGGTTAATCAAAGCCGATAATGAATTAGGAAATGCTATCACTGGAAATCTAATGAATTTAGGTCAATAA
- a CDS encoding N-acetylmuramoyl-L-alanine amidase family protein: protein MIHSRRSLTAIRRERRRKRRLRRRLFTFLTLIIIMSTFMFIKCSPNYIFTICIDPGHGGYDPGTANESYEVNEKDLVLDISLKLGKILEEQDVKVVYTREKDKIPWSTQIESLMGRSEISNDANADLFLSIHANDFTESSDVKGTEVWCRFENTEDEALAKEINYRLSNIGYTKNRGLRYEKDGELYVLKNTNATSVLVELGYLSNNNDLEFLSSEEGKEQCAQALAEGIMNYYHSKQEEQMDA, encoded by the coding sequence ATGATACATTCTAGAAGAAGTCTCACGGCCATTAGAAGAGAAAGAAGAAGAAAGAGGCGTTTACGTAGGCGTCTATTTACTTTCCTTACATTAATCATTATTATGTCTACTTTTATGTTTATAAAATGTTCACCTAACTATATTTTTACTATTTGTATAGACCCTGGCCATGGTGGATATGACCCTGGTACTGCAAATGAAAGCTACGAAGTAAATGAAAAAGATTTGGTTTTAGACATCTCTCTAAAATTAGGTAAAATATTAGAAGAGCAAGATGTAAAAGTAGTATATACTCGTGAAAAGGATAAAATACCTTGGTCAACCCAGATAGAATCACTGATGGGTAGAAGTGAAATTTCTAATGACGCTAATGCCGACCTTTTTTTATCTATCCACGCCAATGATTTTACTGAATCCAGTGATGTCAAGGGTACTGAAGTGTGGTGTAGGTTTGAAAATACTGAAGATGAAGCCCTTGCAAAAGAAATAAATTATCGCCTTTCAAATATAGGATATACTAAGAACAGAGGTTTAAGATATGAAAAAGATGGAGAACTTTATGTTTTGAAAAATACAAATGCTACATCTGTACTGGTTGAATTAGGTTATCTGAGCAATAATAATGACCTAGAATTTTTATCATCAGAAGAAGGCAAAGAGCAATGTGCTCAAGCATTAGCTGAAGGGATTATGAATTATTATCATTCAAAACAAGAAGAACAAATGGACGCATAA
- a CDS encoding stalk domain-containing protein, which yields MTKFHIKSLILGLLIGTVGSSIFWGISRTSEVSYASPSEKIESAIFNSSKVYFYEEEISLENPLVAIKKNEDSEILLYAPMREMLEYMQFNVKWNNEDNSVHLTMNGYTNDNTISTTGNQNEVDMKALDIVQKTGNWKYIEEYLPHMSTDAIKKAVEIYNSKHINSSEHKDASDYIKN from the coding sequence ATGACAAAATTTCATATTAAAAGTTTAATTTTAGGACTGTTGATTGGCACAGTAGGGTCATCAATATTCTGGGGGATTTCAAGAACTTCAGAGGTATCTTATGCCTCTCCATCGGAAAAAATAGAATCAGCAATCTTCAATAGCTCTAAAGTGTACTTTTATGAAGAAGAAATATCTTTAGAAAATCCATTAGTTGCCATTAAAAAAAATGAAGATTCTGAGATACTATTATATGCCCCTATGAGGGAAATGTTAGAGTATATGCAATTTAATGTGAAATGGAATAATGAAGATAATTCAGTTCATTTAACTATGAATGGATATACTAATGATAATACAATTTCAACTACTGGTAATCAAAATGAAGTGGACATGAAAGCTTTAGATATTGTACAAAAAACAGGTAACTGGAAATACATTGAAGAATATCTTCCACATATGTCTACTGATGCTATAAAAAAGGCTGTTGAAATATATAACTCAAAACATATTAATTCTTCTGAACATAAAGATGCATCAGATTATATAAAAAACTAA